One window of bacterium genomic DNA carries:
- a CDS encoding DNA-3-methyladenine glycosylase I, translating into MESPLKKRCSWPEGSSDEMIAYHDEEWGVPVRENRKLFEMFSMGGAQAGLSWATILKRRTGYKKLFHNFNIKKCSLMTDAYLQEVLTDTSIIRNRLKVYSVRKNALAALEVIEEFGSLSDFLWGFVGGRPVVNRIKKMSDIPATSPESDTMAREMKKRGFTFAGSTICYAFMQGVGMVNDHEMGCWRWQECQEMENQTR; encoded by the coding sequence ACGATGCTCCTGGCCTGAAGGATCCAGCGATGAGATGATCGCCTACCATGACGAAGAGTGGGGTGTCCCTGTCCGTGAGAATCGGAAGCTTTTCGAAATGTTCTCTATGGGCGGGGCTCAGGCAGGGCTCTCCTGGGCTACGATCCTTAAAAGGCGGACCGGATACAAAAAGTTATTTCACAACTTCAACATAAAAAAATGTTCCCTGATGACCGATGCCTACCTGCAAGAGGTCCTCACTGACACGTCTATTATCCGAAACCGATTGAAGGTCTACTCTGTAAGAAAGAACGCCCTGGCCGCCCTGGAGGTGATCGAGGAGTTCGGGTCCTTATCGGACTTTCTCTGGGGCTTTGTCGGCGGTCGGCCCGTTGTGAACCGGATAAAGAAGATGTCGGACATACCGGCTACGTCACCGGAGAGCGACACCATGGCCAGGGAGATGAAGAAGAGGGGCTTCACCTTTGCCGGCAGCACCATATGCTACGCCTTCATGCAGGGGGTGGGGATGGTCAACGATCACGAGATGGGATGCTGGAGATGGCAGGAGTGTCAGGAAATGGAGAACCAGACGCGGTGA